Genomic DNA from Marnyiella aurantia:
AATGCAGCCGAATATCTTAGTCATGAAATTGCACTGTATGATAACAAGAGAGATCCTCCAGAAACTTTATCAGAGCTGAAAGCATTTACTTACAACTACGAAAATGGGGATATTGTTCCTACTAAAATACCAAGGGATGAGAGGTATAAATCTAAGGAGGACAAGAACTACACAGTAACAAAATTTACATTTCCAAATGTCAAAAACGGATCGGTTGTGGAATATTCTTACATCATTAAGACTCCATTCCTTGGTTCTACTCCCAAAATTTTGATTGAGGAGGCTATTCCCGTGCGATATAGCGAATTCGTACTGGACACTCCTACAATTCTTGCGTATACAATTAATTATAGTGGTACTCTGTCGCCCAGTCAGAGAATTGTGGAGGAAAAACCCATGTTTGGAAAGCCATATCAGACCTACCGTTTTGCTTTTGAAAATATTGCACCCTTCCAAAATGAGAAATATGTTCTCAACAATACAAACTACCGGACTGGCCTTATGGCAGAACTTAATTCTTCGATGATAGATAATAAGTTTACCTCCTATGCAATTTCATGGTCTGATATAAGAAAGAGACTTTATGAGCATTCTAATTTCGGGTTAGAATTAAAGAAACTTAATTCAGTTAAGGACGTCCTTCCTTCCGAAATAAAAACAATACCTGTCGCATTGGAACGTGCGGATGCAATTCTTAAATTCGTCCAGAAAGATTTCACATGGAACGGGGAGAGGTCTGTTTTTACAGATAGAGGAATTAAGAATTTGCTAAGTGCAAAAGTGGGCAATTCCGCGGAGATTAATCTGTTGCTTACCCAATTGCTACAGGATGCAGGTTTAAAGGCCGAGCCGGTAGTGTTAGCTACTGTAGATCAAGGAACTCTTTTATCCTACGCGCCATCTATTTCAAAGTTAAATTATGTTATAGCTGCAGTTTATGTAAATGGTAAAAACCATTTGCTCGATGCAACCCAAAAGCAAAGCGAAATAGACATGATTTCTCCCGACGCATTAAATTATTCCGGCTTTATAATGACGCCAAAAGAAGCTGTTGAAATCAATATGCGATATCCGTACAGGAGTAAAACTATTCTTTCTGTAGATGCTATAATGAATCCGGACGGAACATTCGGCGGTAACTTTAAGGACAGGGATACTAAGCTGTATGCCATGATGGTGAACAGCAGATACAATAGCGATAAAGCTGGTTTTGCCTCTTCTTACAAAGATACTTACAAGTTTCCCATTACCAATCTTAAGCAGGGTGTTCAGGGCAATAATGATTTTGAAACCAGTTTCGATTTCACTTCAGACAGTTTCGTAGATGCTATCGGAAGTAAACTGGTTTTCAATCCACTGCTTTTCCTGTATTCCCAGAATCATAATTTCGATCAGAAAGAACCGCGCAAAGCTCCACTGGAGTTCTATTCCGCTTACGACCGAACCAAAAAGGTAACCATAACGATTCCTGATAACTTTGAATTTCAGAATGTGCCGAAATCCAAGAAGTTCAGAACCGACGACAACGCGCTTCAATATTCCTATGTGGTAACTCAGAACGGCAACAAGCTCACGGTTGAAACTACAGTAAGTATAGACGATTCCGTGTACCCAAAAGAATACTATCCGGCTTTTGTTCAGATATTTAACAATATCACCAAACAGGAAGCACAGGTAGTGACCGTGGTAAAAAAGTAAATACTGATAATAGAAAAAAGCCGGTGAAGCATAAACGCTCACCGGCTTTTTTTATAAATATACTACTGCAGTTTCCACTACCTGCAAATTCAGTGTTTCCAGGACTTTGCGGTAAGTGTCTATCTGGTCCTGATGTTTTTTTCTCTCAACACCTGTTTTGAAATCAACGATAACATACCCTTTTTCGGTTTGTATCAGACGGTCGGGCCGGTACACCTTTGAATCTCCGTTCACGGTAAGCATAATATCCTGCTCGTTAATGATACGCAGGTCCCGCCCGAAATAGTCAGGATATTTTTTAATGATATACAGAACGGAGTTCCTGATGTGTTCCTGTTCTGCAAGGGTTATAATGCCTTCCAGAACGTAAGTTTCCAGTACGGAATCGATATCAAATTCCGAGTTTATTTTGGCCAGAATCTCATGGGTAAATATCCCTGTTCTCACCTTTTCATCTCTGTTCTGGTAGCTTTTTGATGGTGTGGCAATCCTGATGGCAGACGGTGAAGTCGTTTTACGGGTTAGGCCCTGTACCGATTCTGTTTTATAGGCCCTGGCTTTAGCTTTTCCTTTTTTAGTGAAATCGCTGCCGGGGAAACAGTCAAACTCATCTTTATCTTCCGCATTTTTTTGCTGAACAAAATCCAGGATCTCCAGACTGTTGGTTTTCCCTGCTTTTTGGATATATAGATAAAGCTGCTCCACCGGACGCGTTGTAGCCACGTACTGAAGACAGGTTCTGTCTATGCGGTTTTTATAAATATTTTCTTCGTTAAATTTCCTGATATCAGGATCATAAACTTCCAGTTCTTTGCTGAAATGGCTCGTGTTCACCGAATGCAGTCCAAATTCCTTGTCTGTCTCGAACCAGTCATTGAACTTATAGTCACGCTGGCTGTTCACCATCGGATAAAACACCACCGGAAACTCCAGACCTTTTGCTTTGTGGATGGTCATAAGCTGTATTGCATCTACATTGTCCGATGCCTGTATGCTCATATTGCGCGCTTCTTCATTCCAGAATTTTATGAAGTCTTTCAGGCTGGCACCGGAGTTCTGGGTGAAACCGTACAGTACTTCCAGGAAGTTCAGCAGGTAATCCGTTTCCCTGTTGGCAATGGCGAATTCATGCAGATAGTATTCAACAAAATTATACATGTTAAGCCTCGGGAAATCTGTATTATTGAGCTTTAGTCCGTATTTATCCTCTAAATAGGGTTCAATGAGTTCCTTTTCCTTCAGTTTGAGTATCTCTGCCATCTCCTGAGTGAAATCGTGCATTTGGATGCGACCCAGCCTTTGAAGATAAAACATCATCCTCACAGGATTCTGCAGGTTTCGTGGATTTTCTTCCCAACTCAGGTATTCCATCAGCGCGGCCAACGTATCTGAAAGTTCAAGCGTAAGTCCACTCTCCGAAATTGTTTTTATGTTGATTTCCGCGCCTTGATAATTGACCTTAAGTGCACCTAATCTTTCTGAAAAGCTGAATATATCCCTGTTGCCGCGGCATAGGATGGTGATGTCTGAAAAATGGAAGCCGTTATCTGCCAGTTCCTGAATATCCTTTCGCATGCGTTCGGCGGTATCTGTATAAAATTCCTCTTTACGGCCGTTCTCTATAAGGCTGACCTTTACCCGGCCCTCCACGCCTTCCTGATATTGCTGCTGAGCAGATGCGCCGAAGATGTCTTTATGTTCCTCTGCCAGTCCGCAGGATATATAATCATACAGGGCATTATTGAAGATCACGATGTTTTTCGCGCTGCGCCAGTTTTGCTCCAGAATGCGTACTTCGGCCTTTTTGGGTGTGACTTCGCTTTGGTTGATGATGCCCAGCATCAGTTTACTTTCGCCACCCCGAAATCTGTAAATACTTTGCTTTGGGTCTCCCACCACGGTGAATGAAGTTCCGTTTTCGGACACGCTGTGGTCCCGAAGCGGCAGGAAGTTTTGCCACTGCAGTTCCGAGGTATCCTGAAACTCATCAAAAAAATAGTGCTGAAACTGAGTCCCAATTTTCTCATAAATAAATGGCGACGGTTCGTTCTTCAGGTTTTCGTTGATCAGTATGTTGAATTTCGAAAGCAAAACCACGTCATTTTCGGTTTCAATCTTTTCCAGTTCGGTTTGGATATCCCTGTTTACCTTTAGAGGGAGGAGGGCAGCAAGTACTTTTTCTTTTTTTTGGATGATGATGTAATTCCGGATTATCTGGTTTCGCGTCTCAATCAGAAAATCAATGATTTCCTCAATCAGATGTTCCTTAGCTTTTCCCTTACCGGACGCTCCGGAAAGGTATTTGTTAATTTTCTTCTCTTCCGCTTCCGGAGATTCATACAGTTTGGGCGCATCATTGGCAAGATAGGAGTCAAAGAAATACTGAATGCTCTGGTTTCCGCCGCCGGCGAAATCCGAATTATCAAGTCCCTTTTCTTTTATGAGCTGCATTGCGCTGTTTGCAAGCCTTCTGTTCTCTGCTTTCAGTTCGGAAATTTCCTTTCTCAGTTTCTTGGTAGCCGCCCGGTAACTCTCGTTATTGAACTGACTGTTCTGTTTCAGATTGTCGTAATGGATGTCTTTTACAAACTCTTTGGCCGAATTATAAAGGGTACTATTCAGGTTGATGCGTTTCTCAT
This window encodes:
- a CDS encoding DUF3857 domain-containing protein, whose protein sequence is MKKNLFVLTLFMFVFANAQNKFRETPKLTTEDLKSERSSKFTDAPAEVLFKSSHFLIDYNGHMYQKVSRRVKVYNKDNAAEYLSHEIALYDNKRDPPETLSELKAFTYNYENGDIVPTKIPRDERYKSKEDKNYTVTKFTFPNVKNGSVVEYSYIIKTPFLGSTPKILIEEAIPVRYSEFVLDTPTILAYTINYSGTLSPSQRIVEEKPMFGKPYQTYRFAFENIAPFQNEKYVLNNTNYRTGLMAELNSSMIDNKFTSYAISWSDIRKRLYEHSNFGLELKKLNSVKDVLPSEIKTIPVALERADAILKFVQKDFTWNGERSVFTDRGIKNLLSAKVGNSAEINLLLTQLLQDAGLKAEPVVLATVDQGTLLSYAPSISKLNYVIAAVYVNGKNHLLDATQKQSEIDMISPDALNYSGFIMTPKEAVEINMRYPYRSKTILSVDAIMNPDGTFGGNFKDRDTKLYAMMVNSRYNSDKAGFASSYKDTYKFPITNLKQGVQGNNDFETSFDFTSDSFVDAIGSKLVFNPLLFLYSQNHNFDQKEPRKAPLEFYSAYDRTKKVTITIPDNFEFQNVPKSKKFRTDDNALQYSYVVTQNGNKLTVETTVSIDDSVYPKEYYPAFVQIFNNITKQEAQVVTVVKK
- a CDS encoding UvrD-helicase domain-containing protein; the protein is MQNSYSVISASAGSGKTYTLVQRLLMICLGQPKQHRTIRNILALTFTNKAANEMKERILSWLGNFAAADYQDCRELKALQQALVHEGKQVTLDELHARSRKMLDYVLHNYSTLNIGTIDKFNSRLVRSFSYELGLAKNFNLEIQAEPFLIEAVDQLLNQVGEDKEMSESLIDYVNYGLDNEKRINLNSTLYNSAKEFVKDIHYDNLKQNSQFNNESYRAATKKLRKEISELKAENRRLANSAMQLIKEKGLDNSDFAGGGNQSIQYFFDSYLANDAPKLYESPEAEEKKINKYLSGASGKGKAKEHLIEEIIDFLIETRNQIIRNYIIIQKKEKVLAALLPLKVNRDIQTELEKIETENDVVLLSKFNILINENLKNEPSPFIYEKIGTQFQHYFFDEFQDTSELQWQNFLPLRDHSVSENGTSFTVVGDPKQSIYRFRGGESKLMLGIINQSEVTPKKAEVRILEQNWRSAKNIVIFNNALYDYISCGLAEEHKDIFGASAQQQYQEGVEGRVKVSLIENGRKEEFYTDTAERMRKDIQELADNGFHFSDITILCRGNRDIFSFSERLGALKVNYQGAEINIKTISESGLTLELSDTLAALMEYLSWEENPRNLQNPVRMMFYLQRLGRIQMHDFTQEMAEILKLKEKELIEPYLEDKYGLKLNNTDFPRLNMYNFVEYYLHEFAIANRETDYLLNFLEVLYGFTQNSGASLKDFIKFWNEEARNMSIQASDNVDAIQLMTIHKAKGLEFPVVFYPMVNSQRDYKFNDWFETDKEFGLHSVNTSHFSKELEVYDPDIRKFNEENIYKNRIDRTCLQYVATTRPVEQLYLYIQKAGKTNSLEILDFVQQKNAEDKDEFDCFPGSDFTKKGKAKARAYKTESVQGLTRKTTSPSAIRIATPSKSYQNRDEKVRTGIFTHEILAKINSEFDIDSVLETYVLEGIITLAEQEHIRNSVLYIIKKYPDYFGRDLRIINEQDIMLTVNGDSKVYRPDRLIQTEKGYVIVDFKTGVERKKHQDQIDTYRKVLETLNLQVVETAVVYL